From Meles meles chromosome 5, mMelMel3.1 paternal haplotype, whole genome shotgun sequence, one genomic window encodes:
- the LOC123942441 gene encoding putative olfactory receptor 2B8, whose amino-acid sequence MEQKNGSSFTGFYLLGFSDRPQLELLLFVVLLIFYLFTLLGNTTIIALSHLDPHLQTPMYFFLSNLSFLDLCYTTSTVPQLLVHLRTADKSISFAGCVVQLFVALGLGGTECILLGVMAFDRYAAICKPLQYTVIMHTRLCALMASASWFIGFGNSSLQTVLIFLLPLCGRNKIDHFFCEVPALLKLACVDTIMYESEVFFVSVVILLIPVTLITVSYGWIVRAVLRIKSSAGQRKAFGTCGSHITVVSLFYGTAIYAYLQPSDNYSQDQVKFVSLFYAIATPMVNPVIYTLRNKDVTGAMKKVLCRSQDSR is encoded by the coding sequence ATGGAACAGAAAAATGGCAGTTCTTTCACTGGGTTTTACCTGCTGGGGTTCTCTGACCGGCCTCAACTGGAGTTACTCCTCTTTGTGGTTCTCCTGATCTTCTACCTGTTCACTCTGCTGGGAAACACCACCATCATTGCCTTGTCCCACCTCGACCCACATCTTCAGactcccatgtactttttcctctccaACCTAAGCTTTCTGGACCTGTGTTACACGACCAGCACTGTCCCTCAGCTCCTGGTTCATCTCAGGACAGCAGACAAGTCTATCTCGTTTGCTGGCTGTGTAGTTCAGCTGTTTGTTGCTCTAGGGTTGGGAGGAACAGAATGCATTCTGTTAGGCGTCATGGCGTTTGACCGCtatgcagccatctgcaagcccctGCAGTACACCGTGATCATGCACACCCGTCTCTGTGCCCTCATGGCTTCTGCATCGTGGTTCATTGGTTTTGGCAACTCCTCATTGCAGACAGTGCTCATCTTCCTTTTACCACTTTgtgggagaaataaaatagacCACTTCTTTTGTGAGGTCCCCGCTCTGCTCAAGCTTGCCTGTGTTGATACCATTATGTATGAGTCTGAGGTCTTCTTTGTCAGTGTGGTCATTCTCCTCATACCTGTGACATTAATCACAGTCTCCTATGGTTGGATCGTCAGGGCGGTCTTAAGAATAAAGTCATCTGCTGGGCAGAGGAAAGCGTTTGGCACATGTGGGTCCCACATCACAGTGGTCTCCCTGTTCTATGGCACAGCCATCTATGCTTACCTCCAGCCCAGTGACAACTACTCCCAGGATCAGGTCaagtttgtttctctgttctaTGCCATTGCCACCCCCATGGTCAACCCTGTCATATATACACTGAGGAACAAGGATGTGACGGGGGCAATGAAGAAGGTGCTTTGCAGGAGCCAGGACTCCAGATGA